atTTCTGTTAAAACCTGTGAGACGCTGTCTATAGAAATGattgattttatgattttgatCTTATCACTGACATGGTGAAAGTTACCGCTCTTTTGACACTTTGctattgaaaatatgaaagggttaaataaaaggggggggggtgactctTTTTTTATTGAAGCAGGAATAGTGAATATTGACATTTTCGGTCTCCCCGGGACCTTCTTCAGCAATCACTAGAGTTTGAAGTGAAaagattaaaggcattgaagactcgccccaaaccgcgtgctgccctctgaaagttaactttccgttgcttgcaagtgaagttttttcttgtcgaaaataaatgcaaacagtaatggaacgtgataccttgttctcttttatctagaccgcgagtcttcaatgcttttaaGGAGTGACAATAATACTGAATAGTAATCTGATAATCAGTTTAtaattagttatatatatatatatatatatatatatatatatatatatatatatatatatatatatatataatatatataatatatatataacatgtcaCCAAAaccagaactagtattgttcgatacaggtgacaaacgcctacagtggaattacgaccttccttaccggtttcgaacctctggacatacaatcagcgtccatagcctgtatatatatgtgtgtatatatatatatatatatatatatatatatatatatatattattttgtattttattatatataatacattataTCACCAGCATATGTATATTTATCTTTGCTTTTCTCACCCTGTTGCTTCTTGTACAATAAGTTAATTTCTTCATCACTTCCTAATGAGATTATTTTCTTGTCTGGATGACTCTCGATCCTAGAGACTATCGGTCGAAAATGTAACATTTCAATAGGACGATGGTGTTCTTTAATCCTGCTATTCATTGTCTGTATAAGTATAAACGTACACATCGACAAAAAAGTGATTTTTAAAAATGAAGTTCGTTCCATTCTTTTGATTTTtctgtaaaagaaaagaaagagtagaaaagtaaaacagagagaataaaaacaatttttttgagggaattttctttcaaaacagTTATGTTCACTTTAGGGAGTAGGAGGAggggggcgggcgggcgggAATGGGTAGGTACCCCtcgtggctacgccactggttaacACCTTCCAAGAGCAGCACACGAATATTTGTTGAGAAAAGAAAATTGTGACGAACACTTCGAGCTAacaatctacatggtcatgataggGAAATTGaaggtgccatgaatggccaacgtGTCAGCTATCTAGCAATGGGTAGGTTTAGCtggtgagaacttctatctagattTAAAGACCACATGGCTTtaatgatttagtgtgtaagtcaatgggaccTTTACATTGAGTATGATGCGACTCTTATAGGCCTATTCTGCGTTGTAATCAGAAGCTAATTTCTCCTTGAGATACAAAGCAAGTCAAACAGTTTATGTGCAGTAGCCATGTTTGTTAATGTCGTATACAAGTTTGTACCTGTATAGATTTGTTTCGTCACGTTCTCATTAATAtacaggcgcggatccagaggggggggtccagggggtccggaccctcCTGCTCTTggcccaaaaaaagaaaaaaaaagagagaggtgCTTTGCctggctaaattgaagggggttccctggtgtacttaaatatccaagaatttcacaatggatagagggaaacccactccccttagaccctaggatcactggaggccaaacccctcacccttccagaatcccggatccggccctgcatcaaacagtggtgacggaacgggagggggattgggggctaaaggcattatgatttttgtatcatctcaactcatctgatatgtattaccatatttcatagattgttttttctcatcaattgagaaattgcagacacgagatccatattttcaggctaggtacatgcagcttagaatactcgggaagtgccgtttccggccatctggggggtttgtaaagccaaaaattttctcgtacgctccgcgccaaccgatggtggcgctccgcttagatagtcttacgttcaggcgcggctggaccagtcagacccccctgtcacaaatcctgcatccgcccctgatatatTGAGGCATTTCACACGTATAGTTTGCATAGCATTTGTCCGGTTATTTTTCACATTGTTTCTTCGCCTCATATTTGATTTACACTGGTGTTTTATTGGTTCTCACATAGTCTGTCGTTTGACATGCACAAGTTTATCTTGGTGTAAGCATCTCGGTTCTCGCTCATTAGGTAGCTAGCACAGGTCGTCCACTCATAGTTACTCATGTTACACGGtatggaatatatttttttaacattataCCGGTACCAACCGGCACTTTGCGTTGTGCATCCTATTTTCCTGACCCAACATTTCCAGTTTACGCCATTTTTACATGTTTCATGCCCATTTATGGTTATGATGACTTAATTAATATATAGGGACCTACAAGTCAGTTTTCGCTTATCCCCATCCTCATATACGTCACACTGTCGAgttgtatgttttatatatatgtgtatatacgcGCGTAAGTTGTTTTCAATGCTATAGGCCTACTTTGGTCCCTAATCTGTTCGTATTTTCTCTTCATGACGGATAACTGAGAAAAAAATTGTGGAATGTGAGCTCCATATACAAAGCTAATTAGTCTTCTCAGTTTATAAAGACCTTGATAGAGGTTACCCATTCCGATTCCTCCTCATTCAGACATTTCGATAAGACTGTGAGCTTGGATAGCGACAGTCTATAGCCATATGCACGACCAAACCGACAACAACCAGAATCACCAAATAAGGGAATATTGGTAGTGCCAATATTCATTGGCCCTTCGATTTGTAATTGATTTAAGGCTCCATGCACCCATCGCCGCCTTCCGTCAGCCACCTCCCCAACTTTGAGGTTCTGCTTGTTCACACCAGGTTAAATTCTTCCACCATCGTAAGGTTCGTCATAACTCCATTACCCCCGCCCTTCCCCATGGATGCTAACCCTTTGAGCTGTACTTAACTGTTATAACTCTAACATTATATAGCCTAAATATCTTTATGTATGCAGCGTTCGACTATCGAACATGGAGTAAACAGAAACTACTATTCGTATTTCTTCAATAATCAGGAATATGCAGTAACGGCAATAACGTCCATATGTGGCTAAACATTTCAGTCTATACTTTATCATAGCGTAGACTATCTTAAGTTTGCCATTAtgaggggagtgggggtggggtgggagatTTCCGGCGACCCATGCTCGTAAATATCAACATTTCAGACTTGTCATATACGTTGCATGCCAATTGTACCAACTACGGACTTTATATGGATTCCAatggtgcatatatgtataggTTTTCAAAGGAATAACACGGTGTCGCTAGAGTGtgttaatgtatatatgttatatacatatttatatgtaaatacaaGATTATTTCCTGATCTCACTTACACAACTTACCTAAGATCGGGAGATCGAATGCCAATTTATGTCGTCTGTAAAAGTATATGCAGGCCTCTTTGGAACGTTATTATGGTAATGCCTGGAACAGAAAACGTTTCTGACTTGCATGTCATAGTAACATGTACGCAACGATGATAACTTACGCCAGCCCCCAATTCGCAGCAATACCGCAAACTATTACACAGTGTGACAGAGTGTATTGGCCACTCAATAGAGCgatgttttacaaaaaaaacaacttgaATATTCCGTCACGGATGACTTGTTTCCTATTCAATTCAATAATACACTTATACAATTATACACAATCTGATTTATTTCTATACTAGTGCATACGAGTCAATTGCTATAATGCTATAATAATTCCTATATAGTTTGGGACAAGCTATACTGATATAGACTGTCCTTAAAAACCCAAACTATTGTATTCATTGACATTTGGCATGCAGAGCAGGTTGGTACCAtgtgtgatgggggggggggggagggggagaaagaAGGCGAAATACAGACAGAGTATACAAGCAGAAAACGTAAAGACTGACAATAATATCACCTCATAAGTACGAAGACCAGATAGGTTAAGGTCTACGGACACCTGTGAACAAAATTGTCCTAATCACGCCTATATCATGATaagtcatgaaaatagctgcaactcccatcaacaTCTATCACAGATTGACCATTTAACAAGTCTTTTCTCAATTCAAGTTTTATTTAGGAATAAACATAAGCTAATTATGTACATTGGTAATGTATAGGGAGTGACTGCCTTTGTGTTCACAGCGTTCGTTTCAAGAACAtgactgaacacaggtttgtgtgCCTAGGGCGACTTTTTGAAGTATGTCATTGTCTTCTTTGAACACATTATTCGATgctatatgtgggcttgtataGTTAGGGTTTTAAagggctaaaataagaaatattgatgAGCGCAGCCCTCCCACGTCAGAGTTTGCACATATTTCCAGATTATCAAAGCTTTAAATGTGGAAAATCTTGCATTTCGAAAAATTTCAATAGATTTTGAACGAGATTACCAAACTCAACACATGCACTGACTACGGGtcaaattggctaggtgtccgtAGTTCCTTAATCCTATTAACAAACCAAAAGATTCTTAGCGTAACCAAATTCAACAGAACGGTGAACCTTTAAATGCCCTCTATATAACGCACCGATCTAGTACTTTGATAGAGCCCACCCCCTCCCTAGTTTTGGGCCTGGGACATATGCACGTAAAAATGTGCCTGACTGTATAGCCTTCAGTTGCTATTAGGGGGACAACCATCGTTACCTTTTGCGATTTATATAACACGTTTTCCTTTCCCTGTGCaatgatattaaataatattcaaGAAATTGAATAAGAATGCAAAACTAGAACCTGTACATTACCTTATAGtctcctccacccccaccccccatcggCCCATCCCCTCACCTTCCCAAGACTCCATTATGCTACAATGCGGTGTTCAATATCTTTTCACGACCACACATAATAGAAGTGCTATACCTGACTGGGGATGCATTTATAATCTTGAGTAGACATTTGGTGATCAATCCACCCAGTTCTGACACCATCTCCCTTCTTCACAGAAAGTCTGGACGCAATCAATGCAATTCGTTATATTTAGGCGTACTATAAGCATAACAGTTCTGATGTTGATATGTTATTGGTTTCATAATACGGCCATCTATTGTTGATATAGCCAATTTATATGGATATTCTGGTGTCAAAATAATGTGACACTCATATTGttgagaaaaatattccacactgctagttgaaaacgCCATCTCAATTTCTTGCTCCTAACACGAAAAGTGGTAACCTGGTTTGACTGGCTAAGCcctcaactactccaggaagttggatcacagtataGGGgcctgtgatgtcatctgggcaaatgctctttgGAAGCTTAACTTAGGCTATATAATCTACTTGTTGATTTATGCTTAAAACCTGATACGTTTGGAATGGTTGcatagctgtcaaagttctctgtactcAGAGCTTCTTCAAAATGTATCTTTATGGTAGAAATGTTCCTTCTATTTGTGAAGAAATGATGacaaattatgaagaaaaacaaagacaggggcggatccaggattttgagaaagggggggccgacatcccgatggtagcactttagtgatctgtgtactgggggaggggtctagggggaggggttgccccccctcccccttggaaacttttggttaattgtgagtgcttagatgcaaaatggtgaaacatttcgccaaaaactagaaaaaccagaaacgttgcagacacgcttttttgtgcacatattttttctctatagacacatatttaacaacgctcaacagtgcatgtacaatggatacactattattgcgtcgattcgttttttcttttgcgcgaaaattatgacaccagattcaccctaagaaaaaacataaaacaagatatattcaatgagataattatgatatacttattaatgacaggggggtgtaggcggttttacactatctaacgcaacgtagtcgctaagaacctgaagtatttttaagggagggccctataataagcggaaacggatcaccgaccgaaaaaatatcggaatttgtggactatttcttgcttcctattgtattaaaacaaagcacctgtgtgaaagacacaaatcacattctgaaaattgtggaagccacccctttaccaaaagcagtagtacttgctacactcgatgtcgtcgccatgtataccaatactccccaagaggaggcattagatatatgtcaagaagtctatgaaaaggcggaaaaaagcgaatatggaataaataaaatatcttccatatccatgcgcaaactaattgaacttatttttaacaagaaactgtttcgagttcaataaccaattctatctacaaaagatcggttgcgccatgggtagccaagcctctccggaaatctgtgatatcgtcatgcatagactggaaaaccagattttaccgacagataataaaatcttaaaatggctccgctatagagatgaaattctattgctttacgacggttcacctcaggaacttgaacaactagtaaacaggttgaatgaaattcaccgcttcttaaagtttacggtagaaatattacacaccgaggtaacatacctagatttgaaaatcttcaaaggtccaaggtttgaaaccaatgggttattagacaccaaagtctacaccaaacccacggaaaccttccaatacctcgacagaaactctgcacacccacttgccacttttaaaggcttcattaaaggggaagtcttacgatacgcacgtctctgtaacaatgagactgatttcttacagaaaaagaatgcgttcacagagaaactgttactccgtaactataagaaagaggaaattgcctcagccacgaaaggcataaaatttgaaaaccgtgggcaatacctcactaccaaacctaaacaaaaggaaccaccaatggtgttcaagcttacctatacaccccatatcaaaaccacgcatttgaaaaatgtacttttgaaacattggcacttaatctcgcaacacgcggacaggggcgtagcgaaggttttattgttggggggagggggtatggaGGATTTGATTttccgacggatctggaagtggtgactgaaatgggggaggggtctaaggggagggggtgtccccctcccctttggaaactttttatttttgaaacgtccttagatgcaatctggtgcatattttaagtcaaatttggcaccgtagaatttccatttcgatattatttttatggcagtcggcagaagaagaattaattgggaccaattatcgaactgtgttttctctttcaccgatcgttgaaatagtgaaacttcgtgatgaaaatgttcagaagactttccggtaatgagaaataacaacattcattgatatacaagcgagaaacgttaaaaattgtgtacaattcgtgagccgtgtccttaagttttccacggagaacgaatgacatctgcgatgacgtcattctgaacagaggataataacaacacgttgtcacacgatagcacgactcatgggctgcggcctatacggaagcctttaattccatttctttcactgagttgccggcgaatctggcactcgtctagctgagcctggctacagtagctatactgacggccgtgacattatcagttatttgtcgagaggtttttaacttgcaggcgtcgggtgattggattggtgaatgagtttatcagatgaataactggaaaatcgaaataaccgataaagaagctcccgttctccttttctctattcagctttccttctttcctccccttccgctctcttcaccttttctccttttgccgacagacccaaaatttgccgacagcgaccaaattattgggggtgtgacacccccacacccccccccccccgctcgctacgcccctgcacgcggaattatccaaactgtttccaaaagaaccgattctagcctacaaaagggcccaaaatctcaaagatttacttgttaactcaaggtttaatactaacgaagaatcagctgactctcaaggttcacacgaagctcttttagatgctcttatatctgcactatgagtccataaaaactcgtgcacagaaaatagatgcattttgagaacgagacgcccaggccgaatataaaaaattcaaaaagctactactgatgaagctcctcctataaagtttgagagcagaaaccggtctagttggtcataagaacctacactagtctctcctactattaacagtacactcaattcacctaataggtgcaattatgtttcaccacgaggagcatgctataagttcatgttcctcgggccctcccttaaaaatacttcaggttcttggcgactacgttgcgttagatagtgtaaaaccgcctacaccccctttcattcagataattatgatatacttgctaactgtgcattgattttccctgacagtaatagtcagcactatagtactgagccgtatctaattaatacgtgatgtcgcgtaggcctgataattgccttagttttaaatttggaataaaaacgatcgcgtttcaggaaagagcagctggatatatattaggcttttctttcaccaagttatgcctattaggaaattgaagtactcccacataaaaaaaaacgcaactgatttccaaaaagggggggccggggccgggtcggcccccccccctggatccgcccctgaaaGACGTTCTCAGTtgaagtgccctgatgacatcatacattctgttgttgccagacgaatttacaaaatatcattaaattttaataattcatATCATCGCAATGTAAACTACTAAAAGGATGTGGTTTTCACAGTTAGATTCAGCAaattttcagcatttttttcagcaatcaactttagccaccagaaaatccttttaTCTAGGAGGTAAATAAGTatcaatatattttgtgttaattATCGGTATGTATATTAGTGCAACTGATCCGCAGTGAACACACTCGCATACCTTCCATAATAACCAAGAAGAACTAACAAAGGCTGTGATCCATAATTTGTATTGATTCACCCCGGCGATACTCAtaataatgtacagtaatactgttcatgttccacaaccgtgcatcagtaactactgcgctgtgttcgtaacacggtaacatgtgtaacaggtggcacagtaattactgcaaagctgttatacacgttcccatgtaagacaaataactgcgcgactggacaaggagtctatgaGTATTTGACGTGGTAGACTATTACTATATTAAGGCCTAATTTAGAGGTGGAACTACCCATAAGGCTAATCtaggttccccctcccccaccttagGTCCcattttgtgtatctgttttgtatctaTTTGAGACTTGCACACTCACCTGTCCGTaaagaatgtttcaatcaaatggATTTACTAATACGATTAGAAAAAAGTTAGGCTACAATCTGAATCTCGCTTGCAGCATAAAATAACCCGACCATGCACTCCATATTGTACGGCTAGGGAGTAGTCTTCGTTACGCAGCCGCCTCGCAAATTAAACtttcggactcgtagttcaacgtgtaacagctttgcagttattactgtgccacctgtaacacatgttaccgtgttacgaacacagcgcagtagttactgatgcacggttgtggaacatgaacagtatagttactgtactagctatgagtatcgggtgattGATTTACAAGTTAATTGATAAGAAACCGGCAAACAACCCATCATCTTGAATGAGCAATCCATTTACTCTAGGCTAATTTTCCATCGATGAAAGATCGCCTCCAGCAAATTTTGGCATGGACAGCCAAAGTTTTCGGTGCGTATATaggaccatggaggtaaaaacagaactGATTCTTCAATCGGGCTGCGATCAGTAGATGCAATCCCACGGATCGATATTCGTAAAAGCTGACAGGTTCTCCTGAAAGATTTCTCAGAGACTCTCTTACTTGTGTTAGTATGAAACCGGAAATGAAGTTTGGTTAAAAAGTCAATCAGCGGCAGTCACGTGCCTTGTCTCAAGTTGACCTCGGTTCATGTTTATTTTGATCGTCGATGAATCTTGATCGATGATCGCTGTACGTCGGGAGAGGAGGCAGTTTTTTATCTTTCAAAGTTTGATTCAATTTGTCGATTAACTCATCATACTCATCAGGATAATCAGgttgaaaatcaaaatattcatGAAGGTGGCATGGTTTTAAATCAACAGCGCACTGGATGTAATATCCATTTATTGGAAGATTTAGGAAGTTTAATATCCGTTTTAATTCATCGTATGTATTCTCACATAAGTTATCGTAATGGACAACCAGAACTCTCTTTGCGTGTTCAATCCACGAAGTATACAAATTCTTCCATCTTTTTATTATGCCCAAGGACCTGCTGCGCCACTTATCTGAAATAGGAATCAAATATTAGATATAAATACGAATATATCTCATAAAAGAGCATTTAGAAGTTAACACCAACTTAAGTGTTAGGGAAATATATCTGGATAAGTATTACCAGGTGGTAAggtaatcatcatcatcatcatcatcatcatcatcatcatcatcatcatcatcatcatcatcatcatcatcatcatcatcatcatcatcatcatcatcatcatcatcatcatcatcatcatcatcatcatcatcatcatcatcatcatcatcatcatcaccatcaccatcaccatcaccatcatcatcatcatcatcatcatcatcatcatcatcatcatcatcatcatcatcatcatcatcatcatcatcatcatcatcatcatcatcatcatcatcatcatcatcatcatcatcatcatcatcatcatcatggatATGGATTAGGTTCTGCTAATTGAAGTCATGTAGTATTAAGCAATTACTTCTCTTGATTGAACTTTTCATTCCACATCCATGGACTTGAATCTGTTGATCATTCAATTATATgtatacaaaaagaaaatgaagatttCAGGGCCAACAAGCTTACAAAGTTGAGTGTTCAAGTTATTCGTTGAACTTGTCTTTTGATTAACGTCGGTCAGTATACTATAAAGGAATTGAAGTCATTGTTTTGGTTCCATTAAGTATTTACAGATTGCAGTCAGTTCATTGATTGATTACATTCCATATTTATCTTCAGAATTTTATTCAACAAGATAGTGATTTGACGTATATATGTTGAATTGATTTCATTCATTATTGAATGTCTTAGTTCCATCATGTCACTTACCAGTGTTATTTCGAATATGTTGTACACGTGTTCTCAGTTCGTCGTCCCTGGAATCTTCATTGGTGATTTTTTGGTGCATAACATTCGAGACAGCAACTTTCCGAGGGTTCCTTATGATCAAGATGGCTCCCGCAGAGAAGCAATCAATAACCTCTTTATCACCTGAGTGGGTCTTGGTACAGATTCCCCTTTTCTCATTGTAATCGTATTCGCCTCCTCTGAAATCTGTTTCAAGGTTAAAAATAGTTAGcgttaataaaaaagaaagaccAAATAATC
Above is a genomic segment from Apostichopus japonicus isolate 1M-3 chromosome 5, ASM3797524v1, whole genome shotgun sequence containing:
- the LOC139967766 gene encoding sialate:O-sulfotransferase 1-like; the encoded protein is MYSNTNTEHVVLLIFWMVVVLFITFHIQSKNRSIYIPNQTVAYAAIRPNPSSFGITRHQHLIQDKIILSLEEHDDIHKLYQQEKDFDNCSTVSDTIQNARIDSFPLVALASFPRSGNTWTRHILQIASQYYTSTVYWKAERHKPNAPYFRGGEYDYNEKRGICTKTHSGDKEVIDCFSAGAILIIRNPRKVAVSNVMHQKITNEDSRDDELRTRVQHIRNNTDKWRSRSLGIIKRWKNLYTSWIEHAKRVLVVHYDNLCENTYDELKRILNFLNLPINGYYIQCAVDLKPCHLHEYFDFQPDYPDEYDELIDKLNQTLKDKKLPPLPTYSDHRSRFIDDQNKHEPRST